One window of Falco cherrug isolate bFalChe1 chromosome W, bFalChe1.pri, whole genome shotgun sequence genomic DNA carries:
- the LOC129734494 gene encoding maestro heat-like repeat family member 5 translates to MLQLPAGKLPSLIAPALADKLQPLFDNHLDTVREQSIHLFQSVMWLVVGAEKKEMKKKVWSSLLPLLLHLHDQNTSVAKASQEALHSAGLFLKWRQLVHMAETGQAQRISECLLAKKRSRAMAYLHQSLQYLHSSQEPLRGEAVRFIGLVGRCVREQQHMEYIRHVLKGAMKDTSPLVSSLATQTLLILGRRRL, encoded by the exons ATGCTCCAGCTTCCGGCGGGGAAGTTGCCCAGCCTCATTGCCCCGGCGCTGGCTGACAAGCTCCAGCCACTCTTTGACAAT catttGGACACTGTGCGGGAGCAATCCATCCACCTCTTCCAAAGCGTGATGTGGCTCGTGGTGGGCGCTGAAAAGAAGGAGATGAAGAAGAAGGTGTGGAGCagcctgctgccactgctcttgCACCTGCACGATCAGAACACAAGTGTGGCCAAG GCCTCCCAGGAAGCCCTCCACAGTGCTGGCCTGTTCCTGAAGTGGAGGCAGCTGGTGCACATGGCTGAGACCGGGCAGGCACAGAGGATCAGCGAGTGCCTG ctggccAAGAAGAGGAGCAGGGCCATGGCCTACCTGCACCAGAGCCTGCAATACCTGCACAGCTCGCAGGAGCCCCTGCGAGGGGAGGCTGTCAGGTTCATCG GGCTCGTTGGGCGGTGCGTGCgtgagcagcagcacatggaGTACATCCGACATG TGCTTAAAGGCGCAATGAAAGACACCAGCCCCCTGGTCTCCTCCCTGGCAACTCAGACACTCCTCATCCTTGGACGACGAAGGCTGTAA